Proteins encoded within one genomic window of Lactococcus garvieae:
- a CDS encoding phage holin has product MNLNNKAYNIIKWVVLTVLPALSVLVGALGKAYGWESTDLSVLTINAVAVFLGAVTGVSALNYNKQQKEE; this is encoded by the coding sequence ATGAATTTAAATAATAAAGCTTATAACATTATCAAATGGGTAGTTCTTACAGTATTACCAGCTCTAAGCGTACTTGTAGGGGCTCTGGGCAAAGCGTATGGCTGGGAGAGTACAGATTTATCAGTACTTACCATTAATGCTGTAGCAGTCTTTTTAGGGGCAGTTACAGGTGTAAGTGCTCTAAATTATAACAAACAACAAAAGGAGGAATAA